A DNA window from Paramormyrops kingsleyae isolate MSU_618 chromosome 10, PKINGS_0.4, whole genome shotgun sequence contains the following coding sequences:
- the LOC111835042 gene encoding guanine nucleotide-binding protein G(I)/G(S)/G(T) subunit beta-2-like — protein MSELEQLRQEAEQLRNQIRDARKACGDSTLTQISAGLDPVGRIQMRTRRTLRGHLAKIYAMHWGSDSRLLVSASQDGKLIIWDSYTTNKVHAIPLRSSWVMTCAYAPSGNYVACGGLDNICSIYSLKTREGNVRVSRELPGHTGYLSCCRFISDNQIITSSGDTSCALWDIETGQQTTVFSGHSGDVMSLSLSPDSRIFVSGACDASAKLWDVRDSMCRQTFVGHESDLNAICFFPNGYAFATGSDDATCRLFDLRADQELNLYAHDNIICGITSVAFSCSGRLLLAGYDDFNCNIWDAMKGDRAGVLAGHDNRVSCLGVTSDGMAVATGSWDSFLKIWN, from the exons ATGagtgagctggagcagctgcgcCAGGAGGCGGAGCAACTGAGGAACCAGATTAGG GATGCCCGGAAAGCCTGCGGGGACTCCACCCTGACACAG ATATCCGCCGGACTCGACCCCGTGGGCCGGATCCAGATGCGGACGCGGCGGACGCTACGAGGGCACCTGGCTAAGATCTATGCCATGCACTGGGGCTCCGATTCCAG gCTCCTTGTCAGTGCCTCACAGGACGGTAAGCTGATCATCTGGGACAGCTACACCACCAACAAG GTCCACGCCATCCCTCTGCGCTCCTCCTGGGTGATGACGTGTGCGTACGCCCCCTCGGGGAATTATGTGGCCTGCGGGGGCCTGGACAACATCTGCTCCATCTACAGCCTGAAGACGCGCGAGGGCAACGTGCGGGTCAGCAGGGAGCTCCCCGGACACACAG GTTACCTGTCCTGCTGCCGCTTTATCAGTGACAATCAGATCATCACAAGTTCTGGAGACACCAGCTG tgcattgtgggacatCGAGACGGGGCAGCAGACCACAGTATTTTCTGGCCACAGTGGCGACGTCATGAGCCTGTCCCTGTCTCCTGACTCGCGCATCTTTGTGTCGGGTGCGTGTGACGCCTCCGCCAAGCTGTGGGACGTCCGCGACAGCATGTGCCGCCAGACGTTTGTGGGGCATGAGTCCGACCTCAACGCCATCTGT TTCTTCCCCAATGGCTATGCCTTTGCCACGGGCTCCGACGACGCTACCTGCCGCCTCTTTGACCTGCGGGCCGACCAGGAGCTGAACCTCTACGCTCACGACAACATCATCTGCGGCATCACCTCAGTGGCCTTCTCCTGCTCagggcgcctcctgctggccggaTACGACGACTTCAACTGCAACATTTGGGACGCCATGAAGGGAGATCGCGCTG GAGTTCTAGCGGGTCACGACAACCGCGTCAGCTGTCTGGGTGTGACGAGCGACGGCATGGCTGTTGCCACCGGTTCCTGGGACAGCTTCCTGAAGATCTGGAATTGA